One window of the Primulina eburnea isolate SZY01 chromosome 18, ASM2296580v1, whole genome shotgun sequence genome contains the following:
- the LOC140820121 gene encoding uncharacterized protein: protein MFADSALLESLESDSEPDTPVGDDSDEEGNEDAFENVSEQLHGATSDIVPLDVSNIYEMPQFFSAVYEEQCPDSVGVSSGSQTVFYNPEKGELHKNMVFRSKKELIAAVKDFSVRCVRREYRVVESTPTLWKVRCKNRSSSMDCGWGLRACLKANLGYFKITKYGDRHTCVSSHVGIDHKNLDKNMIASNLIGIVHCDPSCEIKFVQQLIKDKYGYEISYAKAWYSLKRAVENVYGTWESSVRILPTYMGALMKFNPGTIVEWRHFPTNNPSIKVLNYVFWAFRPCVDGFRYCRKIISIDGTHLYTKYKHKMLIAAGLDANNQILPLAFALVDEESYDSWKWFLDLLCVHVINGLPGVCIISDRHRAIIGAVEGIPQFNPPYGVHRFCLRHVCSNFNTHFKNVHLKDLCWQAGSQHQVRKFDDIMNEIKNKQPNAYKYLSEIDKHKWTLAHDGGWRFGMMTTNISECLNGVLKGARRLPITAIVKMTFQRCAEYFINRITKCQRMMQNNQPWPDYVLHKYEKWSVRSNEHSVSRIEIRAKQATVTTGILRHLCSHGSGLANT from the exons ATGTTTGCTGATTCTGCATTACTGGAAAGTCTAGAGAGTGACAGCGAGCCTGACACACCAGTGGGTGATGATTCAGACGAGGAGGGTAACGAGGACGCGTTCGAAAATGTTAGTGAGCAATTACATGGCGCAACTTCAGACATAGTTCCACTTGATGTTTCTAATATTTATGAGATGCCACAATTTTTTAGTGCTGTGTATGAAGAACAATGTCCTGATTCTGTAGGTGTGTCATCTGGGTCACAGACGGTCTTTTATAATCCGGAGAAAGGAGAATTACATAAAAACATGGTCTTTAGAAGCAAAAAAGAATTGATTGCAGCTGTTAAAGACTTTTCTGTTAGATGTGTAAGGCGTGAATATCGTGTTGTTGAGAGCACACCGACTTTATGGAAAGTTCGGTGCAAGAATCGATCATCGAGCATGGATTGTGGATGGGGCCTCCGAGCTTGTTTGAAAGCAAATTTGGGTTATTTTAAGATCACTAAATATGGTGATCGACACACATGTGTTTCTAGCCATGTTGGGATTGACCACAAAAACCTAgacaaaaacatgatcgcctCGAATCTTATTGGTATTGTGCATTGTGATCCATCTTGTGAGATTAAATTTGTTCAGCAACTTATCAAAGACAAATATGGTTATGAAATTTCGTATGCCAAGGCATGGTACAGTTTGAAGCGTGCTGTTGAAAACGTGTATGGCACATGGGAGAGTTCGGTTCGCATTTTGCCAACATACATGGGTGCTCTTATGAAGTTCAATCCCGGAACAATCGTTGAGTGGAGACATTTTCCAACAAACAACCCAtcaataaaagttttaaactatGTTTTTTGGGCCTTTCGACCATGTGTAGATGGGTTCCGATATTGCCGTAAAATTATCAGCATTGATGGCACTCATTTATATACGAAGTATAAGCACAAGATGCTTATTGCTGCAGGTTTGGATGCCAACAATCAGATATTACCCCTGGCTTTTGCACTCGTGGATGAAGAGAGTTATGATTCGTGGAAATGGTTTTTAGACCTTTTGTGTGTGCATGTTATTAATGGCCTACCAGGAGTTTGCATTATCTCTGATAGACATCGGGCCATCATTGGAGCTGTCGAGGGAATACCTCAGTTCAATCCTCCGTACGGTGTACATCGGTTTTGCCTGAGACATGTTTGCTCTAATTTCAACACGCACTTCAAAAACGTTCATCTGAAAGACCTTTGTTGGCAAGCAGGATCACAACACCAGGTTCGAAAATTTGACGATATAATGAACGAAATTAAGAACAAGCAACCAAATGCATACAAATATTTGTCTGAAATTGATAAACATAAGTGGACTCTTGCACATGATGGTGGTTGGCGCTTTGGCATGATGACAACAAATATTTCTGAGTGTCTTAATGGTGTACTCAAGGGTGCTCGTCGTCTTCCGATTACAGCAATAGTTAAGATGACTTTCCAAAGATGTGCGGAGTATTTTATAAACCGCATCACAAAATGTCAACGTATGATGCAGAACAACCAACCTTGGCCTGACTATGTGTTGCATAAATATGAGAAATGGTCTGTCAGATCCAACGAACATAGCGTGAGTCGGATCGAGATAAGAGCAAAGCAGGCTACTGTGACAACCGGG ATCCTACGACATTTGTGCAGCCATGGTTCCGGATTAGCGAATACATAA
- the LOC140819068 gene encoding uncharacterized protein: protein MNKLEATLEELVNMLTNYDATIKKEKPVLLVGSSYGTKKGAPNKGKKRSAPRKKNKPNKKPYKKANPGPTNPDKSEHVCFHCKNPGHWRRNCEEYLAQKRDGKKQEAQRW, encoded by the exons atgaacaagcttgaggccacccttgaagagttggtcaatatgCTTACTAATTATGATGCCACAATTAAAAAGGAAAAGCCTGTTCTTCTAGTGGGTTCTTCGTATGGTACGAAAAAGGGAGCCCCAAATAAAGGCAAGAAGCGTTCTGCCCCTCGaaagaagaacaagcccaaCAAAAAGCCATACAAGAAAGCAAATCCGGGGCCCACAAATCCTGACAAGTCAGAGCATGTCTGTTTCCACTGCAAAaatcctggacattggaggcgcaATTGCGAggagtatcttgcccagaagc gtgatgggaagaagcagGAGGCTCAGAGATGGTGA
- the LOC140819069 gene encoding uncharacterized protein: MNHLSKADCEEFMCQAWLIWSVRCKFLHDQEKQELQPPRTNASVLLEDYRAAVRDLSINHHHSATTSQETWQPPLEGTLRIDVDASFNTTANVCGLGGVIRGNDGTMVIAFGLAIPKPDTVFMGELFAIREGLRLAKEKGFHDICICSDSLLALQAVTSPTSDLSYVGSCAQEIRCSCLDFTNATLLHVRRSTNEVAHFLSKFAISSPAPFEWVPGNSPLWVDQLVMRDHYQ; the protein is encoded by the coding sequence ATGAATCACTTGAGTAAGGCTGACTGTGAGGAATTTATGTGTCAAGCATGGCTGATATGGAGTGTCAGGTGTAAGTTTTTACATGATCAGGAGAAACAAGAGCTACAACCGCCTCGTACTAATGCTTCAGTCTTGCTGGAAGACTATCGAGCGGCAGTTCGAGACCTCTCAAttaaccatcaccattcagcgACTACCTCGCAGGAGACATGGCAACCCCCGCTAGAAGGAACATTAAGAATTGACGTGGATGCGAGCTTCAATACAACAGCCAACGTTTGTGGGCTGGGTGGAGTGATCCGAGGCAATGATGGTACTATGGTGATCGCGTTTGGACTTGCTATTCCTAAACCAGACACAGTCTTCATGGGAGAATTGTTTGCGATAAGAGAAGGCTTACGTCTTGCCAAAGAGAAAGGATTCCATGATATTTGTATCTGCTCTGACTCACTTCTGGCCCTGCAAGCAGTCACATCACCAACAAGTGATTTGAGTTACGTCGGGTCTTGTGCTCAAGAGATACGATGTTCGTGTCTTGATTTTACTAATGCTACACTATTGCATGTTAGGAGATCAACCAATGAGGTGGCTCATTTTTTATCTAAATTTGCAATTTCTTCCCCTGCACCATTCGAATGGGTGCCTGGGAATTCTCCCCTATGGGTGGACCAACTTGTAATGCGGGATCATTATCAATAA